From Candidatus Vondammii sp. HM_W22, one genomic window encodes:
- the rlmN gene encoding 23S rRNA (adenine(2503)-C(2))-methyltransferase RlmN, whose product MLTAGQKTNLLGLDRKAIEAFFQTLGSKAFQGRNVLKWIHKHGVTDFDAMTDLSKKLRQQLKEVAEVRVPEIVFDQPASDGTHKWVLELDCNSRIEAVLIPEGDRSTLCVSSQVGCVLDCSFCSTGKQGFSRNLTAAEIIGQVWVATREQGKPLTNVVLMGMGEPLANYDAVIAAMDIMQDDLACMLSKYRVTISTSGIVPAIEKLREISDVSLAVSLHAPNNELRDQLVPINQKYPLEVLIPACREYVRGDKRRKITWEYVMLDGINDTDKHAKQLIRLLEGTPSKINLIPFNTFPGTKYRCSTPGRIDAFRQRLMRSGIITMTRKTRGDDIDAACGQLVGLVRDRSRRGLKL is encoded by the coding sequence ATTTTGACTGCAGGACAGAAAACCAATCTGCTGGGCCTGGACCGGAAGGCGATTGAGGCCTTCTTCCAGACGCTCGGCTCCAAGGCATTTCAAGGTCGCAATGTGCTGAAATGGATACATAAGCATGGAGTTACCGATTTTGATGCCATGACCGATCTCTCCAAAAAGTTGCGTCAGCAACTCAAAGAGGTCGCAGAGGTCAGGGTGCCGGAGATTGTTTTCGATCAGCCGGCCAGCGATGGCACCCACAAATGGGTGCTGGAGCTGGACTGCAATAGTCGCATTGAAGCTGTACTGATTCCGGAAGGTGACAGAAGTACTCTCTGTGTCTCCTCCCAGGTTGGCTGTGTGCTTGACTGCAGCTTCTGCTCGACCGGCAAACAGGGCTTCAGCCGCAACTTGACCGCCGCTGAAATTATCGGGCAAGTCTGGGTGGCCACTCGTGAACAGGGTAAGCCGCTCACTAATGTCGTACTGATGGGCATGGGCGAGCCCCTGGCCAATTATGATGCAGTGATCGCGGCGATGGATATCATGCAGGATGATCTTGCCTGCATGCTATCCAAATACCGGGTTACGATCAGTACTTCCGGTATTGTGCCTGCCATAGAGAAGTTGCGGGAGATCAGTGATGTCAGTCTGGCGGTCTCGCTGCATGCGCCAAATAACGAACTGCGCGACCAGTTGGTGCCAATAAACCAGAAATACCCTCTGGAAGTGTTGATTCCCGCCTGCCGGGAGTATGTTCGAGGTGATAAACGGCGTAAGATTACTTGGGAGTATGTGATGCTGGATGGTATCAACGATACTGATAAGCACGCAAAGCAGTTAATCAGGCTGCTTGAAGGCACTCCATCAAAGATAAATCTGATCCCATTTAATACTTTTCCGGGCACAAAATACCGCTGTTCCACCCCTGGGCGTATCGACGCGTTTCGGCAGCGGTTGATGAGGTCCGGTATTATCACCATGACCCGCAAGACCCGCGGTGATGATATTGATGCAGCTTGCGGTCAACTGGTTGGGCTGGTGCGTGATCGTAGTCGCCGAGGGTTGAAACTATAG
- the pilW gene encoding type IV pilus biogenesis/stability protein PilW, with the protein MNVRLIPVLLIAAYLLTSLAGCQQQGMTRSSSLDMDDNTGQFGASNRNKGTGYIYVKLAAAYMHEGLLMQAMQNARRALTVEPSNADGHNVIALLYDRLNKHDLAESHFKRAIGYQPQNSYMLNAYGVHLCKQNRFDEADTLFLKALGNPLYKTPEVALANAGVCAGRKPDMEQSERYLREALKHNPRLPVALMHMAKINYDKEQFFSTRTYLKRYREVALNTASSLWLGILTERELGNQDSVASYSLLLRNAFPDSQEANLLKESTKR; encoded by the coding sequence TTGAATGTCCGTCTGATACCTGTGTTATTGATTGCAGCTTATCTACTGACTAGTTTGGCCGGATGCCAGCAACAGGGAATGACCCGATCTTCCTCTCTGGATATGGATGATAATACCGGGCAGTTTGGTGCGAGTAACCGCAACAAAGGGACTGGCTATATTTATGTAAAGCTGGCGGCGGCCTATATGCATGAAGGACTGTTGATGCAGGCGATGCAGAATGCTAGGCGGGCTTTGACGGTGGAACCCTCCAATGCAGATGGGCACAATGTCATCGCCTTGTTGTACGACAGACTCAATAAGCATGATCTGGCCGAGAGCCATTTTAAGCGGGCAATTGGTTATCAACCCCAGAATTCATACATGCTCAACGCTTATGGTGTTCACCTCTGCAAGCAAAACCGTTTTGATGAAGCGGACACGTTGTTCCTCAAAGCACTGGGGAACCCGCTTTACAAGACGCCGGAAGTGGCGCTTGCAAATGCAGGTGTCTGTGCCGGCAGAAAACCGGATATGGAGCAGTCCGAGCGCTATTTGCGCGAGGCGCTGAAACATAATCCTAGGCTGCCAGTGGCTCTTATGCATATGGCAAAAATAAATTATGACAAGGAGCAGTTCTTTTCTACCAGGACCTATCTGAAACGCTACCGGGAGGTGGCTCTAAACACGGCGTCTTCTTTGTGGCTGGGTATTCTCACTGAGAGAGAGCTGGGTAACCAGGATTCTGTGGCGAGTTATTCTCTGCTACTGCGCAATGCTTTCCCAGACTCTCAAGAGGCCAATCTTTTGAAGGAGTCTACAAAGCGATGA
- a CDS encoding RodZ domain-containing protein encodes MNAATIDESGPLTVQGPGARLKTIREAQELQLQRVAVLLHLSEQKLIALEADDYTELSGSVFVQGYIRNYARLLGVPFTPLLDAYQAFNAGKERPANLHVAQVRHEVRSSHLLMRLMTWLIVIGLIALVVVWWRGYLQWPLQTGDATKPPVENAQLNTGDDTSVSLETAETDGLPPLPGLGTEEQPVEASIEIGTGETDVVPEQLTEDTAPVIEPVEMEISSPAVTPGMAAFSTSDAVAGEHAIVVEFTASCWVDIKDATGSFRLFGKKEAGERYLLEGRPPYKVVLGNAHAVKILVDNEAFDLDAHIRGNVARFSLNPE; translated from the coding sequence ATGAATGCTGCCACCATAGATGAAAGTGGGCCGCTAACTGTTCAGGGACCAGGCGCTCGCCTCAAAACCATCAGAGAAGCACAGGAACTGCAGCTGCAGCGGGTTGCTGTGCTTCTGCATCTGAGCGAGCAAAAGCTGATAGCCCTGGAAGCGGATGACTATACCGAACTCTCCGGTTCGGTATTTGTGCAGGGATATATTCGAAACTATGCCCGTCTGCTAGGCGTTCCGTTTACGCCACTGCTTGATGCATACCAGGCATTCAATGCCGGCAAGGAGAGGCCGGCAAATTTGCATGTGGCCCAGGTAAGGCACGAAGTGCGCAGCAGTCATCTCCTCATGCGTTTGATGACATGGCTTATCGTGATTGGTTTGATCGCACTGGTGGTTGTCTGGTGGCGGGGTTATCTCCAATGGCCGTTACAGACAGGTGATGCAACTAAGCCACCGGTTGAAAACGCCCAACTGAATACCGGCGATGATACCTCCGTATCATTGGAAACGGCTGAGACGGATGGCCTGCCGCCTTTGCCGGGTCTCGGAACTGAAGAGCAGCCCGTTGAGGCATCGATTGAAATTGGGACCGGTGAAACAGACGTAGTTCCGGAGCAGCTAACAGAAGATACTGCCCCGGTGATTGAGCCGGTTGAGATGGAGATTTCCAGTCCGGCAGTAACTCCGGGTATGGCTGCGTTTTCTACCTCTGATGCGGTTGCGGGCGAACACGCCATTGTGGTGGAGTTTACTGCCTCTTGCTGGGTGGATATCAAAGATGCCACGGGCAGTTTCCGGCTGTTTGGCAAAAAGGAGGCTGGGGAGCGTTATCTGCTGGAAGGCCGTCCACCCTATAAGGTCGTTCTGGGGAATGCACACGCTGTGAAGATTTTGGTGGATAATGAAGCATTCGATCTGGATGCGCATATTCGGGGCAATGTAGCCCGTTTCTCTCTGAATCCTGAGTAG
- the hisS gene encoding histidine--tRNA ligase gives MGKNVKAIRGMHDLLPDQSPMWHFLEDRVRQVVDGYGYRDMRTPILEMTELFSRSIGEVTDIVEKEMYTFADRNGDSLTLRPENTASCVRAGIENGLFHNQIQRIWYRGPMFRHERPQKGRYRQFYQIGVEAYGLPGPDIDLEVILISRRFWQVLGLEGLELQINSLGTSEERTAYRELLVTYLSDYKDQLDEDSLRRLDSNPLRILDSKNPDLKQLIADAPVLMEHLGEESLSHFETLCAGLDACGVDYVVNPRLVRGLDYYGRTVFEWVTDRLGAQGTVCAGGRYDGLVEQLGGRPTPAVGFAMGVERLIALLEESENKPSLKQLDAYLVLMGEAAQKQGLILAEKLRGQCPDLRLLVNCGAGSFKSQFKKADRSGARYALILGDDELKQDIIGVKPLRGEGEQRQIALSDLAGFFSQRHLP, from the coding sequence ATGGGTAAAAATGTTAAAGCTATTCGTGGTATGCACGACCTTCTGCCTGATCAGTCGCCGATGTGGCATTTTCTGGAAGACCGCGTGCGCCAAGTCGTCGACGGCTATGGCTATCGGGATATGCGCACACCTATCCTGGAGATGACCGAGTTATTCAGTCGTTCCATTGGTGAAGTGACCGACATCGTGGAAAAAGAGATGTACACTTTCGCCGACCGCAACGGCGACAGTTTGACCCTGCGTCCTGAGAATACCGCCAGCTGTGTAAGGGCCGGTATTGAAAATGGCCTGTTTCATAACCAGATTCAACGGATCTGGTATCGGGGTCCGATGTTCCGGCATGAGCGTCCGCAAAAAGGACGCTATCGCCAGTTTTACCAGATTGGCGTTGAGGCTTATGGTCTGCCGGGGCCGGATATTGACCTGGAAGTGATACTGATATCCCGGCGTTTCTGGCAGGTATTGGGGCTGGAAGGGCTTGAGTTGCAGATAAATTCTCTGGGTACATCGGAAGAGCGCACCGCTTATCGTGAGCTGCTGGTGACCTATCTGTCTGATTATAAAGATCAGCTGGATGAGGATAGTTTACGGCGCCTGGACTCCAATCCACTGCGCATTCTGGATTCAAAGAATCCTGATTTGAAACAGCTGATAGCCGACGCACCGGTTCTGATGGAGCACTTGGGTGAGGAGTCACTGTCTCATTTCGAAACACTCTGTGCCGGGCTCGATGCCTGTGGTGTTGATTATGTTGTCAATCCCCGTTTGGTGAGAGGTCTGGATTACTATGGACGCACCGTCTTTGAATGGGTGACGGACCGATTAGGCGCTCAAGGGACTGTCTGTGCGGGTGGGCGTTATGATGGTCTGGTAGAACAGCTTGGCGGCAGGCCAACACCCGCTGTCGGCTTTGCCATGGGAGTAGAGCGGTTGATTGCTCTACTGGAAGAGAGTGAAAACAAACCGTCGCTCAAGCAACTCGATGCCTATTTGGTATTGATGGGTGAGGCGGCACAAAAACAGGGGCTGATCCTGGCCGAAAAGCTCAGAGGTCAGTGTCCGGATCTGCGCCTGCTGGTCAATTGCGGCGCAGGCAGTTTCAAGAGCCAGTTTAAAAAAGCGGACCGGAGTGGCGCCCGTTATGCGCTGATTTTGGGTGACGATGAGCTGAAGCAGGATATAATCGGCGTCAAACCACTCAGAGGTGAGGGCGAGCAGCGGCAGATTGCCTTGAGTGATCTTGCCGGTTTTTTTAGTCAGCGCCATTTACCCTAA
- a CDS encoding YfgM family protein, which produces MDVNLSEEEQVEELKKWWKENGKSVIAGIVLGLGGVFGWQYWTQHEKGIAEQASFQFEQLRNSVSANASEVAIKQAEGLISEHKESTYATFAALNLAKVKLQLGENKAAREQLQWAIDNTDDDSLKQIARLRLGRLMLSDGDVDSAATIIAQATVDSFQGDFSELRGDIALSKGDKAAARQAYQEALAQKASNPVMVQMKFDDLAANANP; this is translated from the coding sequence GTGGATGTAAATCTTTCCGAAGAGGAACAGGTAGAAGAACTTAAAAAGTGGTGGAAGGAGAATGGCAAGTCAGTGATCGCTGGCATCGTGCTGGGATTAGGCGGTGTTTTCGGCTGGCAATACTGGACTCAGCATGAGAAGGGTATTGCCGAACAGGCTTCGTTTCAGTTCGAGCAACTGAGAAACTCTGTTTCCGCCAATGCCAGTGAGGTAGCCATCAAGCAGGCGGAAGGCCTGATCAGTGAGCACAAAGAGAGTACTTATGCCACTTTTGCCGCGCTGAATCTGGCCAAGGTGAAGCTGCAACTGGGTGAAAATAAGGCCGCCCGCGAACAGCTTCAGTGGGCGATCGATAACACGGATGATGACTCACTGAAACAGATTGCACGCCTGCGTCTGGGCCGTCTGATGTTGAGTGATGGTGATGTGGACAGTGCTGCCACCATTATCGCTCAAGCAACGGTTGACAGCTTTCAGGGTGATTTTTCAGAGTTGCGGGGTGATATAGCCTTGTCTAAAGGCGACAAGGCGGCGGCCCGTCAGGCTTATCAGGAGGCGCTGGCGCAGAAAGCCAGTAATCCTGTCATGGTCCAGATGAAATTTGATGACCTGGCGGCAAACGCCAATCCTTGA
- the bamB gene encoding outer membrane protein assembly factor BamB → MNPLNWLGDEDNAEPPAELIELQGEIPVTTLWSTSVGEGADEQRVKLAPAVFEGRVYVANRQGAVKALDAATGRVVWGIETELEISGGPGVGDGLVLVGTSNAELLAFDAETGSEKWRTRVSSEVLSLPTAAQGTVVVHTIDGKIFGLDAGDGSQTWIYDRSIPVLTLHGSSSPIISGNTVICGFSSGKLAALDLTTGELLWEVSITAPSGRSELERMVDIDGDPLIREGVIYVSTYQGDIAAVSEDTGVVLWRRKLSSYTGLGADWRQLYITDADDYVWAIDPGNGSALWKNKKMHARMLSAPAVLGEYILVGDFEGYLHWLAQEDGRLLGRIRVGDAPITTTPLVVDGIAYIYGDGGEMAAITVAAIN, encoded by the coding sequence ATGAATCCGCTCAATTGGCTTGGCGATGAAGATAATGCAGAGCCGCCGGCAGAACTGATCGAGTTGCAGGGGGAAATTCCGGTAACAACGCTCTGGAGTACCTCCGTGGGCGAGGGCGCCGACGAGCAACGCGTCAAGCTGGCCCCAGCGGTTTTCGAAGGACGCGTCTATGTAGCCAATCGCCAGGGTGCTGTGAAGGCGCTGGATGCGGCAACCGGCCGGGTGGTCTGGGGTATTGAAACAGAGCTGGAGATCTCTGGTGGCCCCGGCGTCGGTGACGGTCTGGTGCTGGTTGGAACCAGTAACGCAGAGTTGCTGGCGTTTGATGCTGAAACCGGCAGTGAAAAGTGGCGAACCCGGGTCAGCAGTGAGGTGCTTTCACTTCCGACTGCGGCTCAGGGTACTGTGGTGGTACATACTATCGATGGAAAAATATTCGGTCTGGATGCGGGTGATGGCAGTCAGACGTGGATTTATGACCGCTCCATTCCTGTCTTGACCCTGCACGGCAGCAGCTCTCCTATTATCAGCGGCAACACAGTGATTTGCGGTTTTTCCAGTGGCAAGCTGGCGGCACTCGATCTGACAACCGGTGAATTATTATGGGAAGTGAGCATCACCGCACCCAGCGGCCGATCCGAACTTGAGCGGATGGTGGATATCGACGGAGATCCACTGATTCGGGAAGGCGTGATCTATGTGTCGACCTACCAGGGCGATATAGCCGCAGTCTCTGAAGACACAGGTGTTGTACTCTGGCGTCGTAAACTCTCATCTTATACCGGTCTGGGGGCAGACTGGCGTCAGCTCTATATTACCGATGCAGATGATTATGTTTGGGCTATTGATCCCGGAAATGGATCTGCGCTCTGGAAAAACAAGAAAATGCACGCCCGCATGCTCTCTGCGCCGGCCGTGCTCGGTGAATATATCCTGGTAGGTGACTTCGAGGGTTATCTGCATTGGCTGGCTCAGGAAGATGGCCGGTTGCTTGGTCGTATCCGTGTTGGTGATGCACCGATTACAACCACCCCGCTCGTTGTCGACGGGATTGCCTATATTTATGGTGACGGTGGTGAAATGGCCGCAATAACTGTTGCTGCCATCAACTGA
- the der gene encoding ribosome biogenesis GTPase Der, translated as MLPVIALVGRPNVGKSTLFNRLTRSRDALVADQPGLTRDRQYGVGKMGNKPYVVVDTGGLSGKEDGVEVLMDQQVQAAIDEADHIFFLLDGKGGCTSGDENIAKQLRKTGKPVTAVVNKSENLDEISARADFYTLGLGEPAPIAAAHGKGVRQLINTLLEQFPEPELSEEDEQNRGIQIAVVGRPNVGKSTLVNCLLGEERVVAFDQPGTTRDSVFIPYIHDDKPYTLIDTAGVRRRARVSETIEKFSIIKTLQAIEQANIVLLVLDAHQEVSEQDATLAGHILESGRALVVVINKWDGLDADQRERIKEELGRKLLFLDFAAKRFISALHGSGVGKLYEAVDAAYENAMRNLATPDLTRILEGAVQEHQPPTAHGRRIKLRYAHQGGRNPPIIVIHGNQTDKVPATYKRYLTNRFRAILKLDGTPIRVEFRSGKNPFEGRKNKLTGRQVRKRQRLKKHVKGKK; from the coding sequence ATGTTGCCTGTCATTGCACTTGTTGGACGACCGAACGTCGGCAAGTCAACACTGTTTAACCGACTGACCCGCAGTCGTGATGCACTGGTTGCCGACCAGCCGGGACTGACCCGGGACCGGCAATACGGTGTCGGTAAAATGGGCAACAAGCCCTACGTTGTTGTTGATACCGGTGGTCTGAGTGGTAAAGAAGATGGGGTCGAAGTGTTGATGGACCAGCAGGTTCAGGCTGCCATCGATGAGGCGGATCATATCTTCTTTCTGCTGGATGGAAAGGGTGGCTGTACCAGTGGCGATGAGAATATTGCCAAGCAGTTACGCAAAACCGGTAAACCCGTCACTGCTGTGGTTAATAAGAGTGAAAACCTGGATGAAATATCTGCCAGGGCTGATTTTTATACCCTCGGTCTGGGTGAACCCGCCCCCATTGCAGCGGCTCACGGCAAAGGGGTCAGGCAACTGATCAATACACTGCTTGAACAGTTCCCGGAGCCGGAACTCAGTGAGGAAGATGAACAGAACAGAGGGATTCAGATTGCGGTAGTGGGTCGCCCAAATGTGGGTAAATCCACGCTGGTCAACTGCCTGCTGGGTGAAGAGCGGGTTGTTGCCTTTGATCAGCCGGGTACTACCCGTGACAGTGTCTTCATCCCCTATATCCATGATGATAAGCCGTACACACTGATCGATACTGCGGGAGTGCGCCGTCGGGCGCGAGTCAGTGAGACCATCGAAAAATTCAGCATCATCAAAACACTGCAGGCGATTGAGCAGGCGAATATTGTCTTGCTGGTGCTCGATGCCCATCAGGAGGTGAGCGAGCAGGATGCCACGCTTGCCGGACATATCCTGGAGAGTGGCCGTGCTCTGGTGGTGGTGATCAATAAATGGGATGGCCTCGATGCTGATCAGCGGGAGAGAATCAAAGAGGAGCTGGGGCGTAAATTACTGTTTCTCGATTTTGCCGCCAAGCGCTTTATCTCGGCACTGCACGGCTCTGGCGTTGGCAAGCTGTATGAAGCGGTGGATGCCGCCTATGAAAACGCCATGCGTAATCTGGCAACGCCGGATCTGACCCGGATACTTGAGGGTGCGGTACAGGAACATCAGCCGCCTACAGCGCATGGCCGAAGAATCAAGTTGCGTTATGCACACCAGGGCGGGCGGAATCCTCCGATTATCGTTATTCACGGCAACCAGACAGATAAAGTACCCGCAACCTACAAACGTTATCTGACCAATCGATTCCGTGCCATCCTGAAACTGGATGGTACCCCTATTCGGGTTGAATTCCGCTCTGGAAAGAACCCCTTCGAAGGGCGCAAAAACAAGCTTACCGGAAGACAGGTCCGCAAGCGTCAGCGGCTTAAGAAGCATGTTAAAGGGAAAAAATAA
- a CDS encoding transposase has translation MVDAVIVPVPRRHNTREENRQTKYGDSPEAWGDNKRCQKDVEARWTKKHGKTHYGYKSHISIDRKHKVIRKYAITSAEVYDSKVFEERLDENNSKISVWADSAYRSVEREAALPGYALPQSYSSQARHANAL, from the coding sequence ATTGTAGATGCCGTCATCGTTCCAGTACCCAGGCGACACAATACGCGAGAGGAAAATAGGCAAACCAAATATGGGGACAGCCCTGAGGCATGGGGCGATAACAAACGCTGCCAGAAGGATGTTGAAGCCCGCTGGACTAAGAAGCATGGTAAAACCCACTATGGGTACAAAAGCCACATCAGCATAGACCGGAAGCACAAGGTCATTCGCAAGTACGCCATCACATCAGCAGAAGTTTACGACAGCAAGGTCTTCGAGGAACGGCTGGATGAGAACAACAGTAAGATAAGTGTCTGGGCCGATTCTGCTTACCGCAGTGTAGAACGGGAAGCCGCTTTACCGGGGTACGCATTACCGCAGTCATATTCATCGCAAGCGCGGCACGCAAACGCCCTTTGA
- a CDS encoding multidrug effflux MFS transporter: MFSSKSVYTTAIIAALVAVGPLSTDMYLPAFPALMREFSAGINEVQLTLSLFLLGFALTQLIYGPLSDKFGRKPVLLGGLLLFTVGSISILFAESIESLTLLRLLQAIGGSTRPVLGRAMVRDIYGSKDSARPLSCIGMAMALAPAAAPILGGYMTIWFGWRSIFIFLVIYGLIGAIVFKSLIQETAPMGSHHPISFRHLLRNYSLLLHHPSWRWYTLSCSFVFAGLFSFLSGAPIVIIEFFGYAEEHFGLFFTLVVLGYISGSLAGAKLVHRLGINRLIGIGALIATAGGTTMALLAVMEVHHVAAVIAPHVIYMAGVGLVMPESMAGALAPFPQIAGTSSALFGFIQMSLAAVIGFLVGQYHNGTPLSMAFAIAIMGLLTLGSFLMLRRTVTT, encoded by the coding sequence ATGTTCTCATCTAAATCGGTATACACAACCGCCATCATTGCAGCCCTGGTGGCGGTCGGGCCTCTATCGACTGATATGTACCTGCCCGCCTTCCCGGCACTGATGAGAGAGTTCAGCGCCGGTATCAACGAAGTACAGCTCACTCTCAGCCTGTTTTTACTGGGATTTGCCCTGACCCAACTCATCTACGGACCACTCTCTGATAAGTTCGGACGCAAGCCGGTGCTGCTGGGAGGATTGCTGCTGTTTACTGTTGGCAGTATCAGTATTCTGTTTGCCGAATCGATTGAATCGCTTACCCTGCTTCGCCTGTTACAGGCCATCGGCGGCAGTACCAGGCCGGTGCTTGGACGGGCTATGGTGAGGGATATCTACGGCTCAAAGGATTCTGCACGACCGCTCTCTTGCATCGGCATGGCAATGGCTCTGGCACCTGCCGCCGCGCCTATTCTGGGCGGTTACATGACCATCTGGTTTGGCTGGAGATCAATCTTTATCTTCCTGGTCATCTATGGCCTGATTGGTGCGATTGTTTTCAAGTCCCTGATACAGGAAACAGCGCCGATGGGCAGCCATCACCCCATCTCATTCAGGCATCTGTTAAGGAACTACTCGCTACTGCTGCATCACCCTTCATGGCGCTGGTATACCCTATCCTGCAGCTTTGTATTTGCCGGTCTTTTCTCTTTTCTCTCCGGCGCGCCGATTGTCATTATTGAGTTTTTCGGCTATGCCGAAGAGCATTTCGGGCTCTTCTTTACCCTGGTGGTACTAGGCTACATATCGGGCTCTCTGGCAGGGGCTAAACTGGTACATCGCCTTGGCATCAATCGTTTGATTGGTATCGGCGCACTCATCGCTACAGCCGGCGGCACCACCATGGCGCTTCTTGCCGTGATGGAGGTCCATCATGTTGCTGCCGTTATTGCCCCTCACGTGATCTATATGGCCGGTGTCGGCTTGGTCATGCCTGAGTCCATGGCAGGGGCGCTGGCACCCTTTCCGCAAATAGCAGGCACCTCATCCGCGCTGTTTGGATTTATTCAGATGTCACTGGCAGCCGTGATCGGCTTCCTGGTCGGGCAGTACCACAACGGCACGCCATTATCCATGGCCTTTGCGATTGCAATCATGGGTCTGTTGACACTGGGGAGTTTTTTGATGCTCAGACGAACGGTAACAACTTAA